One Eubacteriales bacterium mix99 genomic window carries:
- a CDS encoding carbohydrate ABC transporter permease: MTVKRKFNAGDIVINLVMILVCFITLYPMYYVFILSISDPVVAASMKVYFYPRGLYFRSYSILATDGKMWRAYGYTIFYVVANTLLVLLTSITCAYPLTSKKLMGRKFVVAFLLVPMYFGGGLIPSFLLISKLGLYNTVWALIIPSCFNIWYIILTRTFFVGIPESLRESAQIDGANNFTILSRIYVPLSKPILAVVGIYTIVGVWNSWFTSNVYQPDTSIQPLQMYLRRVLVQQTVDLTKLSQAEAEAMARLKLSNNQLKYSMIIFTTLPVIFTYPFFQKYFVKGVMLGSLKG, encoded by the coding sequence ATGACGGTAAAGCGTAAATTCAACGCAGGGGATATCGTGATCAATCTGGTTATGATACTGGTTTGCTTCATTACATTGTATCCCATGTACTATGTATTCATTCTCTCCATCAGTGACCCGGTTGTTGCCGCCAGCATGAAGGTATACTTTTATCCCAGGGGGCTGTATTTCCGGTCTTATTCCATACTGGCTACGGACGGTAAGATGTGGCGGGCTTATGGATATACCATATTCTATGTGGTGGCCAATACTTTGTTGGTCCTCCTGACCAGTATCACATGCGCTTATCCCCTGACCTCCAAAAAGCTGATGGGGCGAAAGTTTGTTGTGGCCTTTCTTCTTGTTCCGATGTATTTTGGCGGAGGTCTGATCCCATCTTTTCTGTTGATATCCAAATTGGGGCTGTACAATACCGTTTGGGCACTGATCATACCGTCGTGCTTTAATATCTGGTACATCATTCTGACCAGGACGTTTTTTGTCGGAATACCCGAGTCCCTGAGGGAATCAGCGCAGATTGACGGGGCCAACAATTTCACCATCCTTTCCCGCATCTATGTGCCGCTGAGTAAGCCGATTCTTGCGGTGGTGGGGATATATACCATAGTAGGTGTATGGAACAGCTGGTTCACCTCCAATGTTTATCAGCCGGATACTTCGATTCAGCCGCTGCAGATGTATCTGCGCAGGGTACTGGTTCAGCAGACGGTGGATCTGACGAAGTTATCCCAGGCAGAGGCGGAAGCTATGGCCCGTCTGAAGCTATCCAACAACCAGCTAAAATATTCCATGATCATATTTACCACGCTGCCGGTTATCTTTACCTACCCCTTTTTCCAGAAGTACTTTGTAAAGGGCGTTATGCTGGGTTCTCTGAAGGGGTGA
- a CDS encoding carbohydrate ABC transporter permease — protein MSVIKESPGDRVFNLLNLFVLTIVLVIVLFPLIHIVAASVSDPDYVSTGKVLLFPRGFNIEGYKKVFQYKDIMIGYRNTIFYTIVGTLVNLAVTLPAAYALSKKRLMGRNGLMFFMAFTMYFSGGMIPTYILIRDLNLLNTYAVLVVSGAVNTTNLIICRTFFTSSIPSELEEAAMIDGCSTTRTFLTIVLPLSKALLGVMVLYYGIGHWNSYFNALIYLTDRSKVPLQLVLREILIEQEMASQMLESGAAVSDDLRKMQMKLASLIKYSAIVVSSLPVLIVYPFLQKYFEKGVMLGSLKG, from the coding sequence ATGTCTGTTATTAAGGAAAGTCCCGGCGACCGAGTTTTCAATCTGCTGAATCTGTTTGTTCTGACGATTGTCCTGGTGATCGTTTTATTCCCCCTGATCCATATTGTGGCGGCTTCCGTAAGCGATCCGGACTATGTCAGTACGGGAAAGGTGCTCCTTTTTCCCAGGGGATTCAATATAGAAGGCTACAAGAAGGTTTTTCAGTATAAGGATATTATGATTGGTTACCGCAATACCATTTTTTATACGATTGTCGGCACCCTGGTCAATCTGGCCGTTACATTGCCGGCTGCATACGCATTGAGCAAGAAACGTCTGATGGGAAGAAACGGGCTCATGTTCTTCATGGCGTTTACCATGTACTTCAGCGGCGGCATGATCCCGACCTATATTCTGATAAGGGATCTGAACCTGCTGAACACCTATGCGGTACTCGTTGTTTCCGGAGCAGTCAACACCACAAATCTGATTATCTGCCGTACCTTTTTCACCTCCAGCATACCGTCTGAGCTGGAGGAAGCTGCCATGATTGACGGCTGCTCCACGACCAGGACGTTTCTGACCATTGTGCTGCCGCTGTCCAAGGCATTACTGGGGGTTATGGTCCTGTATTACGGGATTGGCCATTGGAATTCGTATTTCAACGCATTGATCTATCTGACCGATCGGAGCAAGGTTCCGCTGCAGCTGGTCCTGCGTGAAATCCTGATCGAGCAGGAGATGGCAAGCCAGATGCTGGAATCCGGCGCTGCCGTTTCCGATGACCTGAGAAAAATGCAGATGAAGCTGGCCAGTCTGATCAAGTATTCGGCGATTGTGGTATCCTCCTTGCCTGTGCTGATTGTTTATCCTTTCCTGCAGAAATATTTTGAGAAAGGCGTCATGCTCGGATCCCTCAAGGGGTGA
- a CDS encoding ABC transporter permease subunit encodes MNAGTAAQKNSRASEKRFQKMHRSGLLRENAELYAMMLPTLIIIFLFCYIPIYGILIAFQDYSPGMPFFSFTQDIKWVGLKHFKRFISGPFFGRIMTNTISLSFLNLLFGFWPPILFALLLNEVRSVRFKKFTQTASYLPYFISAVVVAGMVLSFVKTDGLVNNIIALFGESRKSLNTEPKAFPVIYTITNIWKSFGFNSILYLSAITGIDPSLYESAYLDGATRWQSMWHITLPGIKPTISIMLIMAVGSLLSSNTDLILLLYSPATYPTADVIGTYVYRLGIEGGQFSYTTAIGLLSTVINFLMVFASNKASDKIAGYSLW; translated from the coding sequence TTGAACGCAGGAACAGCAGCGCAAAAGAACAGCAGGGCATCTGAAAAGAGATTTCAAAAAATGCACCGGAGCGGATTGCTGCGGGAGAATGCAGAGCTGTATGCCATGATGCTGCCCACGTTGATCATTATTTTTCTTTTTTGCTATATTCCGATTTATGGAATATTGATAGCATTTCAGGATTATTCACCTGGTATGCCTTTCTTTTCCTTTACCCAGGATATCAAGTGGGTTGGATTGAAGCATTTCAAGCGATTTATCAGTGGACCATTTTTCGGGCGAATCATGACGAATACCATTTCATTGAGTTTTTTAAATCTGTTGTTCGGATTCTGGCCTCCCATTCTTTTTGCTTTGCTGCTCAATGAAGTACGGTCCGTGCGCTTCAAGAAGTTCACTCAAACGGCCAGCTATCTGCCTTACTTTATCTCCGCCGTTGTGGTAGCCGGCATGGTGCTGTCTTTTGTAAAGACAGATGGGCTGGTCAATAATATCATTGCATTGTTCGGCGAGTCGCGGAAGAGCCTTAATACGGAGCCCAAGGCTTTTCCGGTGATCTATACCATTACAAATATATGGAAATCATTTGGATTCAACTCCATTCTTTATCTTTCTGCCATTACTGGTATTGATCCATCGTTATATGAATCCGCCTACCTGGATGGTGCTACCAGGTGGCAGTCCATGTGGCATATTACCCTTCCCGGCATCAAACCAACGATCTCCATCATGCTGATCATGGCGGTTGGATCGCTGCTGTCATCCAATACCGATCTGATCCTTCTTTTGTATTCCCCTGCCACGTATCCCACTGCGGATGTTATCGGGACTTATGTTTACCGTCTTGGGATCGAAGGAGGACAATTCAGCTATACCACGGCAATCGGTTTGCTGTCAACAGTTATCAATTTCCTGATGGTTTTTGCGTCCAATAAAGCCAGTGATAAGATCGCAGGGTATAGCTTATGGTAA
- a CDS encoding LacI family DNA-binding transcriptional regulator — MSKKITMQDIASQLGVTKVSVSKAINNKPGLSDSLRKRILHTARELGYAKIKADEIQKEYRFAFISAKRFFLEDEKFYTTIYYYLNRKCMDKNCSLNCFVVGNHEEENGILPPDLTLAKYDGIFIGGELKKEYLSILSGLKAEKVAIDFTMTGLPFDSVIVDNFSIGYEVTGNLIEKGHTRIGFVGNLHHTNSICDRYFGYLKAMKCRNLPIRKDWYIPGINTLDGVYTQNFDLPEDLPSAFVCHCDKAAFTLMQKLESCHIRIPEDVSITSFDNTSICELTTPKLSSVNIDKKQIALHSFNQMINRLNNPGLAPHRIYLSGTLVERDSIFPYPSKG, encoded by the coding sequence ATGTCAAAGAAGATAACCATGCAGGATATTGCCAGCCAGCTTGGCGTGACAAAAGTTTCCGTATCCAAGGCAATCAATAATAAGCCCGGCCTCAGCGACAGCCTGCGGAAACGCATTCTTCACACAGCCAGGGAGCTGGGCTATGCAAAAATAAAAGCCGATGAAATACAAAAGGAATATCGATTTGCTTTTATTTCTGCGAAACGTTTTTTCCTGGAGGATGAAAAATTCTATACTACAATTTATTACTATCTGAATCGAAAGTGTATGGATAAAAACTGTTCCCTGAACTGTTTTGTGGTGGGAAATCATGAGGAGGAAAACGGCATTCTTCCTCCGGATCTGACTCTTGCCAAATATGACGGGATCTTTATCGGAGGAGAGCTCAAAAAAGAATATCTGAGCATTCTGTCCGGACTGAAAGCAGAAAAAGTAGCCATTGACTTTACTATGACCGGCCTTCCGTTTGACAGCGTCATTGTTGACAACTTCTCGATTGGATATGAAGTCACAGGCAATCTGATTGAAAAAGGCCATACCAGGATTGGATTCGTTGGAAACCTCCATCACACAAACAGCATCTGCGACCGCTATTTTGGCTATCTGAAGGCCATGAAATGCAGGAATCTGCCGATTCGGAAGGATTGGTACATTCCAGGCATCAATACCCTGGACGGGGTCTACACCCAAAACTTTGATCTTCCCGAAGACCTGCCTTCTGCATTTGTATGTCATTGTGACAAGGCGGCCTTTACCCTGATGCAGAAGCTGGAATCCTGCCACATCCGGATCCCGGAGGATGTTTCCATCACCAGCTTTGACAACACCAGCATCTGTGAGCTGACCACTCCGAAACTGTCCAGCGTAAACATCGACAAAAAGCAGATCGCCCTTCACAGCTTCAATCAGATGATAAACCGACTGAACAATCCCGGCCTGGCCCCCCACAGAATCTATCTCAGCGGTACTCTTGTGGAGAGGGATTCTATCTTCCCGTATCCTTCAAAAGGATAG
- a CDS encoding helix-turn-helix transcriptional regulator: MKRKKSLVKYSYLLRLIIIVTACLFIPVLVLNLSVVRSSYRRMEEDNRASYLRITQYSAGYFNEHVSMLCNHALNMSLDRKIVRSNIEKSEWNTIKAVSETLVDYKVGVPMVKSIGVYFKGADYVLTTNYKYSLRRFMDIESRGNKEVGRRMKTFLTSGHKERTVLLSTFDTFAYPYARLYVGVPVSINDADDTMIFYVLDYTALKTSFIGTLGYENYGLFILDSGDSLLYANGNIDAGIFQDTELKQFLSDPQNTLVKYTWQQNSYNIFKFFDAVQGKMFLSVIPQDDVEKSLNSFYETIQSSLLFLALGLILLFAMSVYLSYKPIYRLSQRIGIREGRDSKSRKENGESGSTPEDRSGRDEIAAIEMAFDRLGSVNEELRETVTEQRMQLMDLVLNKLLSGEQPDSSDLEWLSSVLSGDAFCVLSVTGLEMNNVQRELLADEILSEFQSHVFLVDMMYDRHTVFVCAIPGTLSPEEVTAGIVETLRQSEGGGKVGIGTGHSVTRLIDIRSSYLRSLQDLDMDSGAIVYDDLMNDLSITEMDLTEETLSFLQHMKNGEKEDALDDLATIRGRISGNVSSVLVERYVCYKMMDAFLRTLKQIGMPLNQQEMNRILYFNNITEMCELLTPAVVRVCDSIAHTKSASKDQLNDSIVKFVDIHFTDPNLSLLQIADHYHISIYTLSRLFKEITGIGFKDYVTGKRIELARHLLMTTEKKVGDIAAEIGFGSVSHFNRVFKANCGMSPSKYKVEAVK; encoded by the coding sequence ATGAAACGGAAGAAATCCCTTGTGAAATACAGTTATCTGCTGAGGCTGATCATTATTGTGACAGCCTGTCTCTTCATACCGGTATTGGTGCTGAACTTATCCGTTGTGCGGAGCTCGTACCGCAGGATGGAGGAGGACAACCGGGCAAGCTACCTTCGGATCACCCAATATTCTGCCGGATATTTCAATGAGCACGTTTCCATGTTGTGCAATCATGCCCTGAACATGAGCCTGGATCGGAAGATTGTGCGTTCGAACATTGAAAAGAGTGAGTGGAATACCATCAAAGCGGTATCCGAGACGCTGGTGGATTACAAGGTCGGGGTTCCCATGGTAAAGTCCATCGGCGTTTATTTCAAAGGAGCGGATTATGTCCTCACCACGAACTATAAATACAGCCTGAGACGATTTATGGACATAGAATCAAGGGGAAATAAAGAAGTGGGCAGGAGAATGAAAACGTTCCTGACCTCGGGCCATAAGGAGCGGACTGTTCTCCTTTCTACATTTGACACGTTTGCTTATCCGTATGCCAGGCTTTATGTGGGAGTGCCTGTTTCCATCAATGACGCGGACGATACCATGATATTCTACGTATTGGACTACACCGCACTGAAAACATCCTTTATCGGTACCCTGGGATATGAAAATTACGGCCTGTTTATTCTGGATTCCGGCGATTCCCTTTTATACGCCAATGGGAATATTGACGCCGGCATATTTCAGGATACGGAGTTGAAGCAATTCCTTTCCGATCCGCAAAACACCCTGGTGAAATATACCTGGCAGCAGAACTCGTACAATATTTTCAAGTTTTTTGATGCCGTGCAGGGCAAGATGTTTTTGTCTGTCATTCCGCAGGATGATGTGGAAAAAAGTCTGAATTCCTTTTATGAAACGATTCAGAGCTCCCTGCTGTTTCTCGCCCTGGGTCTGATCCTGCTCTTTGCCATGTCGGTATATTTAAGCTATAAACCGATTTATCGGTTATCACAGCGAATCGGTATCCGGGAAGGCAGGGACAGTAAAAGCAGGAAAGAAAACGGGGAAAGCGGCAGTACGCCGGAGGACCGGAGCGGAAGAGATGAGATTGCCGCCATTGAGATGGCATTTGACAGACTGGGCAGTGTTAACGAGGAACTGCGCGAGACCGTAACGGAGCAACGGATGCAGCTGATGGATCTGGTCCTGAACAAGCTATTGTCCGGAGAGCAGCCGGACTCCTCCGATCTGGAATGGCTGAGCAGTGTTTTGTCGGGAGATGCTTTTTGTGTGCTGTCGGTAACCGGCCTGGAAATGAACAATGTACAAAGGGAGCTTCTGGCGGACGAAATTCTTTCGGAGTTCCAGTCCCATGTATTTCTTGTTGATATGATGTACGACAGACATACCGTGTTTGTCTGTGCGATTCCCGGAACTCTTTCTCCGGAGGAAGTGACAGCGGGGATCGTGGAGACTCTGCGGCAGTCCGAAGGCGGCGGGAAAGTCGGGATCGGGACCGGCCATTCGGTTACTCGGCTGATCGATATCCGGAGTTCCTATCTTCGTTCCCTTCAGGATCTGGATATGGACAGCGGAGCAATTGTTTATGATGATCTGATGAATGACCTGTCCATAACGGAAATGGATCTTACGGAAGAGACGTTGTCCTTTTTGCAGCATATGAAGAACGGAGAAAAGGAGGATGCCCTGGATGATCTGGCGACAATCCGGGGCCGCATATCCGGGAATGTGTCCTCTGTTCTGGTTGAGCGGTATGTCTGCTATAAAATGATGGACGCCTTTCTCAGGACCCTGAAACAGATCGGAATGCCGCTGAACCAGCAGGAAATGAACCGGATCCTGTACTTTAACAATATAACTGAGATGTGTGAACTCCTGACACCTGCCGTCGTCCGGGTCTGTGACAGTATTGCCCATACGAAGTCGGCAAGCAAGGATCAGCTGAATGACAGCATCGTAAAGTTTGTGGACATTCATTTTACCGATCCGAATTTGAGCCTGCTGCAGATCGCGGATCATTATCATATTTCCATTTATACTTTGAGCCGCCTGTTTAAGGAAATCACGGGCATTGGCTTCAAGGATTACGTGACAGGCAAGCGCATCGAGTTGGCCAGGCATCTTTTGATGACTACGGAAAAGAAAGTCGGGGACATTGCAGCGGAGATCGGATTTGGAAGCGTATCTCATTTTAACCGGGTTTTCAAAGCGAATTGCGGCATGTCTCCATCCAAATACAAGGTAGAAGCGGTAAAATAA
- a CDS encoding extracellular solute-binding protein, whose product MRKKIIAVLLIMVLSVSAFGGCGKSNDATSEPGNKGKGKQAPQKEAAQNFNKTGYPIVKEKTTFTAMHPHSPSKAAFDEMIYYQKLEKLSGIHMDWQPVPASDWETKANLTLAGGDLPDIILGGLTNDALYDYGIKGDFIVNITDGIQKYMPNLQHWMKEYPDVVQSMTQLDGSMYFAPYIYDTAQAAADTVYVRKDMMKKAGVEKMPATVDEFHDMLKKFKDANFTPDFSPLMPTKGVELTTAGFAGWAYPAFGDLVDLGWGLDSDGKVEYTYINDQYKQYIEFVSKLYAEGLIEPEIFTMDEPTNIAKMRENKSAVMTFATQLNPENFESGELEVEMMPPLTSEYTSKQKIRSVSHGGSGSGYITKSCKNVEAALRWFDMGYAVDDMEPGLNHLSSWLGIRGYNWDYGDDKKETIKYWNPEDMADKVGNMTVDEFRVYYIAPNEGPRAAVAWFVPESGPLKMKSEQSIKNYFPYTVDRFPDSALKFTDEENETIANQFTDIDTYFKQQVSKFIVGDEPMSKWDDYVKQIKKMGIDEVVKVYQASYDRLQKDSRAAGSSK is encoded by the coding sequence ATGAGGAAGAAGATCATTGCGGTCCTTTTGATCATGGTGCTTTCCGTTTCTGCTTTCGGTGGATGCGGAAAATCAAACGATGCAACTTCCGAGCCCGGGAATAAGGGCAAGGGAAAGCAGGCGCCCCAAAAAGAGGCTGCGCAAAATTTCAACAAAACCGGATACCCGATTGTAAAGGAGAAAACAACCTTTACGGCAATGCATCCCCACAGTCCCAGCAAAGCTGCGTTTGATGAAATGATTTACTATCAGAAGCTGGAAAAACTGTCCGGCATCCATATGGATTGGCAGCCGGTGCCTGCCAGTGATTGGGAGACCAAGGCAAATCTTACTTTAGCCGGCGGGGATTTGCCGGATATAATCCTGGGTGGTCTGACCAATGATGCCCTGTATGATTATGGAATCAAAGGGGATTTTATTGTGAATATCACCGATGGAATCCAGAAATATATGCCAAACCTACAGCATTGGATGAAGGAATATCCGGATGTGGTTCAGTCCATGACGCAGCTGGACGGTTCCATGTACTTTGCGCCTTATATTTATGATACCGCGCAGGCGGCTGCCGATACGGTATATGTCCGAAAGGATATGATGAAAAAGGCAGGCGTGGAAAAGATGCCGGCCACGGTAGACGAGTTCCATGATATGCTGAAGAAGTTTAAAGATGCCAATTTTACACCTGATTTTTCTCCGTTAATGCCTACCAAAGGCGTGGAACTGACCACCGCAGGGTTTGCGGGGTGGGCCTATCCTGCATTTGGTGATTTGGTGGACCTTGGATGGGGACTGGACAGCGATGGGAAGGTCGAGTATACCTATATCAACGACCAGTATAAGCAATACATCGAATTTGTTTCCAAACTCTATGCGGAAGGGTTGATTGAGCCGGAGATCTTTACCATGGATGAGCCGACGAATATTGCAAAAATGCGGGAAAATAAATCGGCGGTTATGACCTTTGCCACCCAATTGAACCCGGAAAACTTTGAAAGCGGGGAACTGGAAGTGGAAATGATGCCGCCGCTGACATCTGAGTATACCTCAAAACAGAAGATCCGGAGCGTGTCTCACGGCGGATCCGGCTCGGGCTATATCACAAAATCCTGCAAAAACGTGGAGGCTGCTCTCCGGTGGTTTGATATGGGCTACGCCGTGGATGACATGGAACCGGGTCTGAACCATTTATCGTCCTGGCTGGGGATCCGTGGCTATAACTGGGATTATGGCGATGACAAGAAAGAGACCATCAAATACTGGAATCCGGAAGATATGGCGGATAAGGTGGGCAATATGACCGTGGATGAATTCAGGGTTTATTACATTGCCCCCAACGAGGGCCCCCGTGCTGCGGTTGCCTGGTTTGTTCCGGAATCCGGGCCGCTAAAAATGAAATCGGAACAGTCCATAAAGAATTACTTCCCCTATACGGTGGATCGGTTCCCGGATTCCGCCCTGAAGTTTACCGATGAGGAAAATGAAACAATTGCCAATCAGTTTACGGATATCGATACCTATTTCAAACAGCAGGTTTCCAAGTTCATTGTCGGGGATGAGCCGATGTCCAAATGGGACGACTATGTGAAACAGATAAAGAAAATGGGAATTGACGAAGTGGTAAAAGTATATCAGGCATCGTATGACAGGCTGCAGAAGGACAGCAGAGCTGCGGGAAGCAGCAAATAG
- a CDS encoding DUF1861 family protein codes for MSLKQWREEFERTNSRKDGRILIFHGVEGYDVYNCSIPFEYQGDQYMYGRVEKRGEWARSVTMLFQCVRPDEWRRVDSMIYQIEDPNVAVIHGQLVLNGTFAVYRGGQMDGFHALFYRGTDINDMHYFSTGPDNMKDIRLVELADHRIGVFSRPRNDEILQRYGSESQIGFTTIDHLDELTDEAISGAVYIPGLFSEGEWGGCNQAYLLDSGYIGVIGHKSYQSDPNGKAFSQIYINTAFVFDPVHHKILEERILATSASYPAFSAKVPRLKDCCFTSGIVMREDGKADLYSGLGDTAEARIVIDYPFEGYGKIESLSTRVPLR; via the coding sequence ATGAGCCTGAAGCAGTGGAGAGAAGAGTTTGAAAGGACAAACAGCAGGAAGGACGGCAGGATACTGATCTTTCATGGGGTGGAAGGATATGATGTATATAATTGCTCCATTCCGTTTGAATACCAGGGGGACCAATACATGTATGGTCGGGTGGAAAAGAGAGGGGAATGGGCCAGGTCCGTGACAATGCTGTTTCAGTGTGTCCGGCCGGACGAGTGGAGACGGGTGGACAGCATGATCTATCAGATTGAAGACCCCAATGTTGCAGTTATTCACGGACAGCTGGTGCTGAATGGAACATTCGCCGTATACCGGGGTGGGCAAATGGATGGATTTCATGCTTTGTTTTACAGGGGTACGGACATAAACGATATGCACTATTTTTCCACCGGTCCGGACAACATGAAGGATATTCGGCTGGTTGAGCTGGCAGACCATCGGATCGGAGTATTTTCCAGACCCCGGAACGATGAAATACTGCAGCGTTATGGAAGCGAATCACAGATAGGATTTACCACCATTGATCATCTGGATGAGCTCACGGATGAGGCAATCTCCGGTGCCGTATATATTCCCGGCCTGTTTTCGGAAGGCGAGTGGGGCGGATGCAATCAGGCCTATTTGCTGGACAGCGGATATATCGGTGTGATCGGGCACAAGAGTTATCAATCCGATCCAAACGGGAAAGCGTTCAGTCAGATCTATATCAATACGGCATTTGTTTTTGACCCGGTTCATCATAAGATACTGGAGGAACGCATTCTGGCTACCTCTGCCTCCTATCCCGCCTTTTCGGCAAAAGTGCCCCGGCTGAAGGACTGCTGCTTTACGAGTGGCATTGTCATGCGGGAAGACGGGAAAGCGGATCTGTACAGTGGACTGGGGGATACTGCGGAAGCGCGCATTGTCATAGACTATCCTTTTGAAGGATACGGGAAGATAGAATCCCTCTCCACAAGAGTACCGCTGAGATAG
- a CDS encoding helix-turn-helix transcriptional regulator, producing MARERSGLTQLEVYRTIKLSNKSLSRYENNATSPDPGTIKALIELYDVSADFIMGISDNMGHFQPRNRKPTINDAVLPDDTIQKLIQLSAEAKKKVVEYIDLLKVVEDVKLPHE from the coding sequence ATGGCACGTGAAAGATCCGGTCTCACTCAGCTGGAAGTTTACAGAACAATCAAGTTGAGCAATAAATCTCTATCCCGTTATGAAAACAATGCAACATCCCCTGATCCTGGAACAATAAAAGCTCTTATTGAACTGTATGACGTATCTGCTGACTTCATAATGGGGATTTCCGATAACATGGGGCATTTCCAACCACGTAACAGAAAGCCGACTATAAATGATGCCGTTTTGCCTGATGATACAATACAAAAACTGATTCAGCTTTCTGCAGAAGCGAAAAAGAAGGTAGTGGAATATATCGACCTGTTGAAAGTTGTTGAAGATGTCAAACTGCCTCACGAATGA
- a CDS encoding Gfo/Idh/MocA family oxidoreductase, giving the protein MKKVKVAVIGNGTIANSQHGPAYLKNPLSEIKYCVDIIPERAQAFREKFNGEYAITDYHEAIADPEVDIVSVCVPNYLHAPITIDSLKAGKHVLCEKPAALNYAEASAMKKAADDNHRILNIGVVNRFNTAVNKVKEKIDAKELGKLYHIYCSFRAYRSIPGLGGPFTTKDMAGGGVLIDWGVHYLDLILYCIGNPAIRTVSAATYSEMAKDMKDYAYTSMWAGSPDYNGTCNVEDFVTGMIRTGGPTITLNGAWAQNINDKATFIEFLGDKAGIKLQYGGNYTMWSSRDGVLYETKPSFPMADMFYDEIDAFIKCSQEGKKIRSNIDQVIASSLLMDKIYESAAKEKEVGIG; this is encoded by the coding sequence TTGAAGAAAGTAAAAGTGGCAGTCATCGGCAATGGTACCATTGCCAACAGTCAGCATGGTCCGGCGTATCTTAAGAACCCACTAAGTGAAATCAAGTATTGCGTGGATATTATCCCCGAACGCGCGCAGGCTTTTCGTGAGAAATTCAATGGTGAATATGCCATTACGGATTATCATGAAGCCATCGCGGATCCTGAAGTGGATATCGTGTCGGTTTGCGTACCAAATTACCTTCATGCTCCCATTACCATTGACAGCTTAAAGGCAGGAAAACATGTATTGTGCGAAAAACCCGCGGCTCTTAACTATGCGGAAGCGTCTGCCATGAAGAAAGCGGCGGACGACAATCACCGGATTCTGAATATCGGCGTGGTAAACCGCTTCAATACGGCAGTCAACAAAGTGAAGGAAAAAATCGATGCGAAAGAGTTGGGCAAACTGTATCATATTTATTGTTCCTTCCGTGCCTATCGATCCATTCCCGGTCTGGGCGGACCTTTTACCACCAAGGATATGGCCGGCGGTGGTGTGTTGATTGACTGGGGCGTACATTATCTGGATTTGATTCTGTATTGCATCGGAAATCCGGCGATCCGGACGGTTTCTGCGGCTACATACAGCGAGATGGCAAAGGATATGAAGGATTATGCCTATACCAGCATGTGGGCAGGCTCTCCGGATTACAACGGAACATGCAATGTGGAGGACTTTGTAACCGGAATGATCCGGACCGGTGGGCCCACCATTACCCTGAACGGTGCCTGGGCTCAGAATATCAATGATAAAGCCACGTTCATCGAATTTTTGGGTGACAAGGCGGGCATCAAGCTCCAATACGGCGGGAATTATACCATGTGGAGCTCCAGGGACGGTGTACTGTATGAGACCAAGCCTTCCTTCCCCATGGCGGATATGTTTTATGATGAAATCGATGCATTTATCAAATGCTCACAGGAAGGCAAAAAGATCCGTTCCAATATCGATCAGGTTATTGCGAGTTCCCTGCTGATGGACAAGATTTATGAGTCCGCCGCAAAAGAGAAAGAGGTGGGGATCGGTTGA